In the Candidatus Latescibacter sp. genome, AAAGCCTGAAAAAGGCCCCGTCGCGGGCCTCATATTCTCCCTTCGGGGCGCCCAGATTGGTGTCGTAAAACGGATACCATACCTGCTGATACGCTTTATACCCGGTGGCATAAAAGAAAAAGACCCGGTTCGCCTCCGTGGTCATGAGATACGAAGAAAACAGGAAAAGCGCCTCCCCTTCATCCGGCTGCCGGGGAACACACAGAAGATTGACCAGCTTCCCCGAAGAAGCCGCCTCGTGAACCTGCTCCACTTTCGCCTTCCAGCCCCAGCGGCCTTCGAGTTCCACTGACCGGGACATCCAGGATTCGCAGTTTGCGCCGTCGATTTCCGCCAGATAGGCCTGCGAGGTCTCCGGCTCGCCGGAACGCATATGATTGAATATGATTGTTTTATTGCTGAAACCGGCTGCAATCGCCTGTTTCTTAATCACACGGAGCATGCCGACCTCGTCGGAGGTCCACTCTTCCGGTGTAAGGTCGACCGGTACTGAGGAAATCCAGTTTCCCACAAGACGGTCATAAAATGGATAATCGGTGGATACATTATCAAGCTGGACGCCATCATAAAGCCCTGTTTTGAAAATCTCCAGAACGCGGGCGGCCAGATAGTCTCTGAGACCGGGATTACCTGTGTCGAAAGCGCAGCGGTTTTTGTATTTCGGATAATAAATTTTCACCCGTGCGCCCGAAACATCATGGTGGAACCAGTCTTCATGCGGGTTGGTGTCATTCCAGGTTCTCCTATAGGATGCCCACGGGGAATCACCGTCGATATCAGATGTGTTGAAATAACAGAATACCGGCGCGCCGGGATTTTTACTGCGAAAGGCCTGGATCGCTTCAGGTTTTACATCGTCGGAAGCGATCATGAGGTT is a window encoding:
- a CDS encoding putative glycoside hydrolase, which translates into the protein MINNWLYAFMLITFIFIAPTCMFDAPTGQTEVNLPASQDTRTGRFTLMALGDNSVSDIEKLAHNYNLMIASDDVKPEAIQAFRSKNPGAPVFCYFNTSDIDGDSPWASYRRTWNDTNPHEDWFHHDVSGARVKIYYPKYKNRCAFDTGNPGLRDYLAARVLEIFKTGLYDGVQLDNVSTDYPFYDRLVGNWISSVPVDLTPEEWTSDEVGMLRVIKKQAIAAGFSNKTIIFNHMRSGEPETSQAYLAEIDGANCESWMSRSVELEGRWGWKAKVEQVHEAASSGKLVNLLCVPRQPDEGEALFLFSSYLMTTEANRVFFFYATGYKAYQQVWYPFYDTNLGAPKGEYEARDGAFFRLFTKGCAVVNPDKAIHTIQLNSVYKTLSGESVNTISLNPGEGMLLLSP